In candidate division KSB1 bacterium, one DNA window encodes the following:
- the ugpC gene encoding sn-glycerol-3-phosphate ABC transporter ATP-binding protein UgpC gives MASVKLEHVTKIFDKNVIAAKDVNIEIADKEFMVLVGPSGCGKSTTLRMIAGLEDITSGNIYIGDRLVNHVPPKDRDIAMVFQNYALYPHMTVYENMAFGLKLRKYPKKEIDQRVNEAAEILEIKDLLNRKPKALSGGQRQRVAVGRAIVRKPKVFLFDEPLSNLDAKLRVQMRTEISKLHNRLETTMIYVTHDQMEAMTMGDRIVVMKDGMVQQIDTPLNLYHRPINKFVAGFIGSPSMNFMTGVIRNQNGLIFDEGRLQLSIPTKFQPKLQPYEGRSIIFGIRPENISLPGFAPNSATTVKATSLLEVVEPMGNEIFLYFHSGKHQFVARVTATETPAVGKEIEIIFNMENAHFFDPDTEQHL, from the coding sequence ATGGCGAGCGTAAAACTTGAGCATGTAACGAAAATCTTCGATAAAAATGTGATTGCTGCAAAGGATGTTAATATCGAGATAGCGGATAAGGAGTTCATGGTATTGGTGGGCCCTTCAGGATGCGGGAAATCCACCACATTGCGCATGATTGCTGGATTGGAAGATATCACATCAGGAAATATTTATATTGGGGATCGGTTGGTCAACCACGTGCCGCCGAAAGATCGCGATATTGCGATGGTGTTTCAAAATTATGCGCTTTATCCCCATATGACTGTTTATGAAAATATGGCATTTGGTCTGAAACTGAGGAAATATCCGAAAAAAGAGATCGACCAGCGAGTGAATGAGGCAGCCGAGATTTTAGAGATCAAAGATCTGCTGAATAGAAAACCAAAGGCGCTTTCTGGAGGGCAGCGACAGCGGGTGGCTGTCGGACGAGCGATTGTTCGCAAGCCCAAAGTATTCTTATTTGATGAACCGCTCTCTAATCTCGATGCTAAACTTCGCGTTCAAATGCGCACCGAAATATCAAAGTTGCACAATCGTCTGGAGACGACCATGATTTATGTCACCCATGATCAGATGGAGGCTATGACCATGGGAGACCGGATTGTGGTCATGAAAGATGGTATGGTCCAACAAATCGATACCCCGCTCAATTTGTATCATCGGCCGATCAATAAATTTGTAGCAGGTTTTATCGGAAGCCCATCGATGAATTTTATGACCGGAGTGATTCGTAATCAAAACGGTCTGATATTTGATGAGGGGCGACTCCAGCTTTCTATCCCAACGAAATTCCAGCCAAAGTTGCAGCCCTACGAGGGGCGGTCGATCATCTTTGGAATTCGGCCTGAAAATATCTCCTTACCAGGCTTTGCCCCCAATTCGGCAACTACGGTCAAGGCTACAAGTTTGCTGGAAGTTGTCGAACCGATGGGAAACGAAATCTTTTTATACTTTCATTCAGGTAAACATCAATTTGTCGCTCGAGTCACTGCCACAGAAACCCCTGCTGTAGGAAAAGAGATTGAAATCATATTTAATATGGAAAACGCTCATTTTTTTGATCCGGATACTGAACAACATCTGTAA